Proteins encoded by one window of Microplitis mediator isolate UGA2020A chromosome 1, iyMicMedi2.1, whole genome shotgun sequence:
- the LOC130665500 gene encoding zwei Ig domain protein zig-8-like produces the protein MSLGSVWELRLFSVLAITTIVIANYHQRHRDNSTQRTFQRIGGVHKTKYNFSLVQTQINAHLPPLRVPRLRHHHVNHWDPYFENDEGQEINGPVHVALHLGATAMLDCRVVMLADKTVMWTRQDQDGPFLLTVGQDVHISDPRYSIHFRYPNNFRLSITAVKREDYGQYACQINTHPPRTLITNVTILAPNIKIIDEGGHELRDRYYKTGSGIELACIVRPSRPSANIPLPIWLKGGKSLPNYVDIYYMNGTNDEIIAGIQIERAKKSDSDEYTCSIGEFTKAVVQIHVLNGEKQAAVYHDQRNTAAATTPNIGIKSNKNIYDNINYYCYKKFGMSFIVVVLIYCHLIFSS, from the exons ATGTCACTGGGTTCAGTTTGGGAGTTACGGTTATTTTCAGTACTTGCAATAACGACAATAGTAATTGCAAATTATCATCAACGTCATCGCGATAACTCGACCCAACGTACCTTTCAACGAATTGGTGGTGTTCATAaaactaaatataatttttcacttgTACAAA CACAGATAAATGCTCATCTACCGCCACTGCGAGTACCTCGTTTACGACATCACCATGTAAACCACTGGGATCcatattttgaaaatgatgAGGGTCAGGAGATCAACGGTCCAGTACACGTAGCACTACATCTGGGAGCTACGGCAATGCTAGATTGTCGAGTTGTAATGCTTGCTGATAAAAcg GTAATGTGGACACGTCAAGATCAAGATGGTCCATTTTTACTTACTGTTGGACAAGATGTACATATTTCAGATCCACGTTACAGTATACATTTTCgttatccaaataattttCGTCTATCGATAACTGCTGTTAAGAGAGAGGATTATGGACAGTATGCATGCCAGATAAATACTCATCCACCAAGAACACTAATCACCAATGTTACTATactag CgccaaatattaaaataattgatgaagGAGGACATGAATTACGAGATCGTTATTATAAAACAGGAAGTGGAATCGAATTAGCTTGTATCGTTCGACCTTCGCGACCCAGTGCTAATATTCCTCTACCTATATGGCTTAAAGGTGGAAAATCACTACCGAATTATGTTGATATTTACTACATGAATgg tACGAATGATGAAATAATAGCTGGAATACAAATTGAAAGAGCTAAAAAAAGTGACAGCGATGAGTATACATGTTCTATTGGTGAATTTACCAAAGCTGTTGTACAGATTCACGTTTTAAATg gtgAAAAACAAGCTGCCGTTTATCATGATCAACGGAatacagcagcagcaacaactccaaacattggaataaaaagcaataaaaatatttatgataatattaattattattgttataaaaaatttggtatgTCATTTATTGTAGTCGTACTTATTTActgtcatttaattttttcgagttgA